Proteins from one Synechococcus sp. MU1643 genomic window:
- a CDS encoding DUF3181 family protein has product MSLSASDLQDLQSALADRLYVQISGWHLYLGDADLASALAIECSARINQGADVAARQALDAVKVPLAGGASQLPLSKLIPPAQLRDLEEILEQYCG; this is encoded by the coding sequence ATGTCCCTCTCCGCCAGCGACCTACAGGACCTTCAGAGTGCTTTGGCTGACCGCCTTTACGTTCAGATCAGCGGCTGGCATCTGTACCTCGGCGATGCTGACCTGGCTTCAGCCTTGGCGATCGAATGCAGTGCCCGCATCAATCAAGGCGCTGATGTGGCAGCTCGACAGGCCCTCGACGCCGTCAAGGTGCCGCTTGCAGGAGGCGCCAGTCAGCTCCCCCTCTCCAAGCTGATTCCCCCAGCCCAGCTGAGGGATCTTGAAGAGATCCTCGAGCAGTACTGCGGATAA
- a CDS encoding cytochrome-c oxidase encodes MLIIEVTNSRDVVRQRIGRLGERLIGRVVDAEAQVEKALIQELETAFKEFGIEARIVSVQGPQLVGREQLELPIQVREERDVRLSEP; translated from the coding sequence GTGCTGATCATTGAAGTCACCAACTCGAGAGATGTGGTGCGCCAACGCATCGGCCGACTGGGTGAACGGCTAATCGGACGGGTTGTGGATGCAGAGGCTCAAGTTGAAAAAGCCCTGATTCAGGAACTGGAAACCGCTTTTAAAGAGTTCGGCATCGAGGCCCGGATTGTGTCTGTTCAAGGCCCGCAACTCGTCGGTCGCGAGCAGCTTGAACTGCCCATCCAGGTTCGTGAAGAGCGCGATGTTCGTCTCAGCGAGCCCTGA